Proteins encoded together in one Amblyomma americanum isolate KBUSLIRL-KWMA chromosome 1, ASM5285725v1, whole genome shotgun sequence window:
- the LOC144121920 gene encoding uncharacterized protein LOC144121920 — translation MEQLKPPDQLLLTGNIANKWALFKEKFELFLEATASTKEPRTEAAKTALLLSVAGDDALEVFNNFTFSAEESKNDYATVVSKFEAYCQEQQNEVYERYVFRSRIQAEGEPFEQFLRDLRKLAQSCNFSTLSDGMIRDQIVFGTNNPKLRKKLFKVENLTLLKAEQSCKAAEVSAHQNETWGQMERQVASVKRRERFRCSRCNRLHERNKCPAFGKTCFACKGANHFAACCQKEPAVSAVVHDEENFDILNVRVCTVDRTADWTVEAKVSNQNVVFKVDTGSQANLLPYSVFRKFKATPCLTPSTSVLRSYSGDVIKHFGVATLPVVINDKSGTFTFFIVKKSKQAILGLHATKALGFVVRSVNAVDTAKSDKLLQEFSPLFQGTGCVARPYRMVLREDAIPVIQPARRIPLALREPLREELQRMEEAHIIERVNEPTEWVSPLVIVRKKDGKLRLCMDPRNKRMPETGALSDA, via the coding sequence ATGGAGCAACTCAAGCCGCCCGACCAGCTACTTCTGACCGGGAACATCGCAAACAAGTGGGCGTTGTTTAAGGAGAAGTTCGAGCTCTTTTTGGAAGCAACAGCATCGACCAAGGAGCCAAGGACGGAAGCTGCTAAGACTGCGCTGCTGCTAAGTGTTGCCGGCGATGACGCTCTTGAGGTATTTAATAACTTCACTTTTTCGGCGGAAGAAAGCAAGAATGACTATGCAACGGTTGTGAGCAAGTTTGAAGCGTACTGTCAGGAGCAGCAGAATGAGGTCTACGAGAGGTACGTGTTTCGCTCAAGGATTCAAGCGGAAGGCGAACCTTTTGAACAATTTCTACGCGACCTGCGAAAGCTAGCCCAGAGTTGCAACTTCTCAACACTGAGCGACGGAATGATCCGTGACCAGATTGTGTTCGGCACAAATAATCCGAAGCTACGGAAGAAACTGTTCAAAGTTGAAAACCTAACGCTGCTTAAAGCAGAACAGAGCTGCAAAGCTGCCGAAGTGTCGGCTCACCAAAATGAGACCTGGGGCCAAATGGAAAGGCAAGTGGCGTCGGTAAAACGGCGTGAACGGTTCAGATGCAGCCGATGCAACCGATTGCACGAGCGGAACAAGTGTCCGGCGTTCGGGAAGACATGTTTTGCGTGCAAAGGGGCCAATCATTTCGCGGCCTGCTGCCAGAAAGAGCCTGCAGTCAGTGCAGTCGTTCACGACGAGGAGAACTTCGACATCCTCAATGTAAGGGTATGCACAGTCGATAGGACCGCTGACTGGACAGTTGAAGCCAAGGTGTCGAACCAGAATGTTGTTTTTAAAGTAGACACTGGGTCCCAGGCAAACTTGCTGCCTTATTCAGTCTTTCGCAAGTTCAAAGCTACGCCATGCCTGACTCCAAGCACCTCCGTTCTTCGGTCTTACAGTGGTGACGTAATTAAGCACTTCGGCGTGGCGACCCTACCAGTGGTCATTAACGACAAGTCCGGCACCTTCACCTTCTTCATAGTGAAGAAAAGCAAACAGGCGATACTTGGACTACATGCAACGAAAGCGCTGGGATTCGTAGTTCGTTCAGTCAACGCAGTGGATACAGCAAAGTCTGACAAATTATTGCAAGAATTCTCGCCGCTTTTTCAAGGTACCGGCTGTGTAGCCCGCCCATACCGGATGGTCCTGCGCGAAGACGCCATACCAGTGATACAGCCGGCGCGACGCATCCCCTTGGCACTGCGAGAACCACTGCGAGAGGAGCTGCAGCGCATGGAAGAGGCCCATATCATTGAAAGGGTCAATGAACCAACAGAATGGGTGAGTCCGCTGGTCAttgtcaggaaaaaggatggcAAACTTCGGCTCTGCATGGATCCTAGAAACAAACGAATGCCTGAAACGGGAGCACTATCAGATGCCTAA